Genomic DNA from Solanum pennellii chromosome 3, SPENNV200:
TAGGGGCAAGTATACTTTGTTCAGTACACATGTTTATTCCTTCTCATAAAgattattcttgttaaatgtggcGAGAGAGATTGCTCGGGtgataaaacatttttttttaccttcaaTTTTAAGGTTGTAGCTTCGAGTCATTGAAGGAGCAAACAAGTGGAAATTTCTAAAGAAATTTTCTCTCTTTATGTATAAGTTTTTAATTGAATAAGTTAAAATCCCACTAAACTATTAATCATTTTGCGAGTTTCATGCCTAAACACACTCTTTTTTGCTCCGCCTTTTCTCcctattcatttattttataattagaaAGATCTctgaaataacttaattttaattCCTCATAAGTCTATGCCTTtcattttccctaaatatttaatgtgTACAATAACATACCAGTATAATCCTCAAAGTATTGGAGTGTGAGGAGATtagaattatacaaattttatttctacCTTATAAAGATAGATAGGTTTTTTCCGATAAATCTTTGGCTTAAGTAAACTATTTGAATATTTAATGGCGTAAATTTATATTGAGATTAGTTAtgttgaaattaattatttttttactgaCGTCTTAATTTGttgcattaaaaataatatatattgcataatttttaagaaaaaatgatttattttacaaaaatattccCCACCTTATTTAGGAGAAAAGAGGCTTGAGGGACTTTTGGtgtatttttgtcatttatagAAAATTTGAAGGGTAAactattcttttatatatatacatatatatatatatatatatatatatatatatatatatattcgctCGGCATAAgtttcatataaattaaattatttgacaTAAGTTGTGTAGTATCTAATTTGTTTGACATAAGTTTAGAGAACTTTTTCTTACTCGACATAATATGTTCTACATGGATTGAAGTTACGTCTTTTATGACATGACTTGTGGGTTCTGAAACTAAAGTTTTGTCTTTATCAATACAAGTTACCCAGAAATTAGTATGTCTTTTACCACATATATTGTGGTTTCTGAGCTAAACTTTTGTTTCTATCGTCAAGATTGTATAGGAATTAAGTGATGTAACTAGTATTAtataatgatttaaaaatataaacttgaatCGATTAAACATTGTTTGTTATTTCGATGTCAAAGGTTTTTTCAtccacttaaatttttttatttaaaaaataaaaataattatatttgagGGCAACAATTAAAGAACCTTTAAACTGAAACATTGCTTCTTCCTCCTTGATGTGTGTGTATCAAGCAGTAATGGCCAACAAGTGTTTGAATTTATTCACATCCTCAAAATTTTGgttttaatcatattaaaacATGGAAGAAGTTCCAAAACAAGAGCAATCAATCCCATAACACTTACAAGTACAACATAAGACCATTTCCATCTATGGTTTTCTTCTACCTTGTCAATTCCTTGAAATATATTTACAATTGTTAGGATTAACAAAGCATAACCTAAAATATTATGGTATATCACCCAATATTTCCTGTATACATTTTCTTCATCTGGCTGCAAACATATTGCCAAAAcctaaaaatgataaattagttGTGTTAATCAATTGTGAAATAGATGGGGATCAACATATAGACAATAGGTGCATATGCTTGTATAGATAtttatcacaaaaaaatttagtaaaatttttaaGCATATATCATGAGGACTATAATATCACAATTAATCTTATAAAAAGTGAAAGTAGTTCCACTATATATCTTAAACTCAAACTATATACTGCATTTATTCCAATTTGgttgatatgatttttaattagtcGGTTCAGAAAAGAATAACACATTTTTATATGTCCATAATGACGAGATATTTTTATAGCCACACAAACATTATGACAcgtttataataataataagtttcAAAGGCCCTAGTAgctaattattcaatttaacTATGGATGAGTGACCAAAAAATAAGCATATTATTTAGCGATAAATTAGGAAAAAAGTTGTAGCCAATTCCTTTTTTGATTCTTTTAGGTGAAAGTGTCTTACAATCGTACAAATGTTATGGCATATTATAAACACCACAAACTTGATCTCAGTGGTTTGGGCTTGAGACTttcatgttggaggtctcaagttcgaaataTAATGGTCAGCGAAAGCAAAGGATTTACCTTCTAGGTCGAGCTCGTCGTACCAGACTTGCCTTAGTGCGAGTTACCTAGGGTTTTACTCTGGGCGGACCCAAAGGGTTACATCAGCGGGTTATAATAGAAGTAGAGGTTGTGTAACATAGATAAACAATATAAGAAATGTTTGCATCTACATACGTCCACGATATCTTAAACTCaagtatatacatatgtatatttgtaaaaaaaaacataagttacatatatagataaatattaAGAGGTATATAATCAACTAACTATCGATTCTGAATCcgtctataaaaaaaaatattcaaattaaagaGTAATATTTGTGTCTTACTTGGATAGTAGTGAAAGTGAAGATTATGGTGCCAATAATTCCATGAGTACTCATCATAGTATGTTGATCTTTGGGTGAATTTTTCATCATTGACAATCCAAGACCCCATCCAATTGTGCCCAAAATGAACCCTGCTACCTTTGAAACAACATGAAGAGAATACCATTCTTCACATTCTAATGGATGTCTCTTGTAATATCTTGCAATTATTACACCTATAGGCAAGAGGATTCCCCATCCAAAAATGTTTACAACCCCATGTACCTTCCATAAAATATAACAAACGAGATTATTTTGTCACAATTTTGAGTGTTTaatgtatatgaaaaaaaaaaattgttccaaAGACATTTATGTATAATCTAGGGCAAACACTATACGAGTTAGGGTAATGACGTGGGGTTAGGGTGGTCCAGTAACTTTTACTCAAACCTTGTGTTTTTATTAAGAAATTcacttaatatttataaattttttattgtgaaTCCAATTATTATTGTACATCAGCTTAAGGTCGTCATAGAAACTTATAAACTTCAAAGCTTGAACTCGTCTCTGGCGGCAGCTATGGGGGTGCATGGAGTCATTTGTTAGGGTATTGGAGAGTAGACAATCAATGTGTAGTGTTACTTAAGTATACAAACATGCTATTGGCTTAGTGTTAATACATCATGAAGATTGAACCCCGACCcttcaaaattaaaatcttgAATCCGTCTCTgcagaataaaaataaaacgtGCAAAAAATGAGGTGCTTACAACTCGAAGTCGATGATGATGACGTTCATGTGCAGGTCTCAAGTTCCATGACTTGAAATCTGTATTTACTTGTGTATCATTTGATCTATCAAGAGAATTGTGATGATGTTTTTGGTGGCCACCATAGGAATAAAGCTTTTCATGAACAAAAATAGCCTTTCTTTTGATCAAATTGGAATTAGAGTAAGCATATGTTAAATCTAAGAAAAATATCATAGTACAAAGAATTATGAAACTCATgctaataattataatattgtgCATATGGAATATATTGTTATGTACACAGAAAATTAAAGTCCAAGACATGAAAAGCAACAACTTGTATTTATAACTTCCACAAATCTAACTTTTTGTATCttcatactttattttacttttataactttcattaaataaaaataataatgtattcaGTGAAATCTACTAAGCGGGATTTGATAAAAGTAGAGTGTACGCAGATTTTATCATTATCTCGTGAAGGTAGAGAGCTTGTTTTTAAAAAACCCTCGACATAAAAAGGAGGAAATCATGAATAAAGCATACCagttaataagaaaaacaatagAATGTCTACAAGAAAGAAGCAATAATGACAATACAATAGTGTGATAATCGAAAAAACACAATCTTCGTTAAACATAACATGTTAAAATTGCGAAAATTTCTATCTTCACGAGATAGTAAAAAAATCTATGTATATTTCACGCTCCCTAATCGCAATtgtaaattgttaaaaaaagaaaagtgtgTCCCATAAAAACGACAATATATGTGTAGCACCGAACTATACTTTTTTTGGTCGGAATATATTCTTTACTTATGACAATAGCGTTAAATCTGTCAAAAACTTTATACTATGATTTTATTCTAAGCTTGAGCATCTTTCTGTCATTTTCTACACCACTTTTCAAGTTCAATTTAGATGCAATATATAAACAGAAATTTAAATTCGATTTTAGTTAATAATTAGTaagtatttgaattttgaaaatatatatatatttagatattttaatttgattgataatatattaaacaattCCATTTGATTTTATTGTATCTCGTGGTTATTCAATAttgatatgaaatataatattaaaggtATCTTAATGATCATTCTGTAAATTAGAATGCTTATGATGAATCAAGGTGCATGTCTATGTATATAAGTCAAtattagaatgtttattatcagctaaaattaaatatgaattacataaatcataatacataaatgtgttaCGTAATCTGCCTTTAactgatatttatattttttgactttaaatgtgtataagtaaatatttaaatttgtattttctttgtcCAACATTACTTGTCCACTATTGATTTTAATTCGCacactttaatataaataaaagaataattttactatattaccttttgaatataataaatataatatcttgaaaaatttaacagagatatgaatataattaggaaaaattgtatataatagcaaactaataacctaaaataaatggagtagctaggttttgatttaattgtgctccatagcaaactttACCCAAAGTTTGTCAgacgcctctctcccaaaaatctcgctcgccactctcccattctcgctcatcactctccctctgctcgtctctctcccattctcgctcgccattctccctctgctcgcctctctcgcttctatacacagaagtgtataaattttatttctgttttgtataaagcgagagaaaattgtatatacacatgcaaaaacatatatcttcgtgttatacacttaattatacaatttacaaacattttgcttcaattcaattgtagacaaatgcaaattttatacaaatattgcagagaaaaaggccaaggaattatacaattgcgaattatacaattgcagtgaaatacaattttctctagttttatacaacagaagtgtatatattgtgtttctgtttttgtataaagcgagagaaaaacatacattttaattcgattctattgtatgcaaagcaaattttataaaaatattgcagcgaaataggcagcgaattatacaactgtgcattatacaattgcaatgAAATAGggtagcgaattatacaattgcagcgaaataggccagcgaattatacaatttaggccagcgaattatacaattgtatatgtatagcgaattatacagttttatgtttgctatggagcgcaattatgcaaactttgctatagcatacaaatatgaattttttgtttgctatatgtgaaagttgcccatatAATTAATGATACGGGTATAGTGAATAACTATTCTTGAACGGAGGGGAGGgagtataaaattgaataaataaacactcGCTCGGCacaaattttctaaatttttatagTAATTCAGTAAATGGTCGAATAATTTTGATAGAATTTGGccagaattttaaaaaaagtgtaaaatattttttaatttaaatatattaaaagataaaaatatttaaaatatatataaaatatataatcaaattttcCGACGAAAAGAATTTTTCCAATTCATTATTACCGGAGCATCTGCCTAAATTTTGACAACATGATTTGAAACTTTTAAGTTCAAACACTGATTTTGAATAAAGTGAAAACTAATAattctgaaaattaaaaaagaaaaattaccaTGGCCattaaaattgaagttgtttGGTCATTATTATGTTGATGAAATTTATACATTAGCTGTAATTACTCGATTGTTTGAATAGGTTATATTTCCATTAATTATTAGCTGTAATTACTCGATTGTTTGAATAGGTTATATTTCCATTAATTAGTTAGCTTCAAAAGCAAATTTTCTCCCTAATAATgacttgtttctttttctttctttttttttattaaaaaaactctTAATAACATTTTTTCAGTTTTGTGTTAAGTCAAACATCCATACATACCTgctataaaataaaacaaaataattagatGGTATATAGGAGGAAGAGATAGTACTTAATTAGAAACAAATGATATTGTGTTAAAGCACCTAATTTAggttaattatttgaatttatgtCTAATTAGTTGTGAATATTGACCACTCCACTAGCAAAACAAAAGTCAAAACTCCTCCAAATTAaattcaacttaattaatttctcTCTATAAATACTCTTTAATATCTTCCTTCTAAATTATCCACCCTTTCATCTCTctcatttcataattttctcATCCTTTCACAAATAgccataaaatcatgaaattccttttaattttagcCATAATTATGGCATTAGCCATTCCAATTACAACATCATTTTCATTCACTGAACCTCATTACAACATTCCAACATTTCCAACAATTGGCCATTTTCAACCACAAATACCATCTTATGATGATGATCACAagttaaaaatcaaagaaatgTTTACACAAATGACATGCAATAAGAACCCTATGAAATGTTGGGCCAAGGATAGCCCAGGCCCATTTTGTTGCAACAAAAAGTGTGTAAATGTGTTGATGAACAAACAAAATTGTGGATTTTGTGGGAATAAATGTAAGTATAATGAAACTTGTTGTAAAGGGCAATGTGTTAATACTTTGTTTAATAAGAGACATTGTGGGGGTTGCAACAACAAGTGTCAAGAAGGAAGTTCTTGTGCCTATGGAATGTGTAGCTATGCTAATTAATATCACCGAGGGTTATAGTGGTATGGATAGAATTTCTCGAGTCCTATAGATGAAAAATATTCTGATaagttatgatttttctttaacGTGTCTTACGTGACGTGAATCTTGATTAGTTGAGGCACCTCATGTACTGGACactgaataattattttttaaaaaaagatacaaaaaataataatactttgaTTCATTAGTATTCCACTcgaaatattaattaatttgttgattGTGTAGTCTATTGTTGATTTGCTCattctaataataaaattaattattgctCTTTACAGTATCTATAACACTagcttaaaaatatttttgatatttttccattATTTGTTATAAAGTTATTGACTTTCTTTTAATTTGGGAATTAACTTCATATGATCTCCCCATGTACAACAATAAGAAGTTTCATATTCATTTAGATTAATGTTTTGTATATTGCATATGTTAGGCACATActttatatatagataatattttcaattttaaaaaatgacttttgGCATATCAAAAAACACCCAAATCACATAAAGAGAATTAAGGGCATACAATAGTCACTTGAAATTAGGTTTTAGTATTCAAAATCACAATAGCAATCcttatttaattcaattaaaaatgactttattttttaatctataaaaataaaagattgagTGAAGAATCATGTTAGACATTTTATATTTCCTACTGATTTATGTGATCCAGTTGATccattacatttttatttaatcatatctcaatacgttctatttatgtttttattttttttcatgagcAGAGCacattaaatttttctttgattttatgtCGTGGTGAGACTCAAATTCAATTTAAGTATTAGTCCgatattaaaatatgtgatcaTTTAATCTAAAAATGCAACTTATTACGGGAAAAAACACTTTTAtgtgataatatttttataataattcgTTCCAAAAAGATTGACACACTTCTATATTAAGTAATAGGAGTCCTCACAGCGTTCAAAATTATCACATGCATTAGGAATATTAGCActagacataatcataataattataacaacaacaacaagtccagtgtaatcccacaaatAGGATCTGGAGATCGAGGAAATTGTATACGCATGTCTTACTCCTACCTTAAAAGATGGATATAGGTTGTCTCCGATAGACCCTCAGCTACtttgaaatatagaaatatagataCACTTAAGTTCTTTTAGTGAAGTTTAAATATCTATCATGATCACTCAAGAGCATGTCAAGATTGAGTGCTGTGGAGAGTGTCAAGCCAACAAAAACAAGAACAGAGAGGGCAGATAAAAGCAACATCAGCCCATTAGCAACATGACCTTCCACTTGATGTGCATATTGTGCAGAGGCTAAGGCAAGGAATGTTAGGGGAAATGAATAAGCCCACCATGCAACATTGAACTTTCTCATTGATTTCTTGAATAGTGTTGGCCTACAAACCTAATTAAATCATATGACAAAAACAAGAAAGTTATATTAGATAGATGTGTATGGTAAGTGTGACATATATAGGGTGTACACAAAAATTTTCATAAGCAATGTCAATATATATGAGTTTAAGTTAGTGCACATATTGAGTtcacaatcaaatatttatagatatttaatggagaaaatattattgagttCATGTGAACCCTATTACTATGGATCCGCCTCTAATCACATACAGATGTTTATGGTTTATATATGTGACCCTACattccaaaaataattattggttTCTAAACTTGgaaataatttaacataaacTTCTCTTTTGATTCTTAATGAGAAGCGTTTATACCCACATAAAAGTTATGATATGCATATTTAACATCGTAACTTTCAACAATTTTATAGCCACGTGAATACTACGACATGTTTAATGCTATTagtttcaaaagtctttatttttttctcaaactcTATCTAGTCAAATAGGTTCACACAAATTGAAACAGTTGGAGTATTAAGTATTATATAAAGAGAATATATAGTGGGATCAAGAC
This window encodes:
- the LOC107014075 gene encoding cytochrome b561 and DOMON domain-containing protein At5g35735-like; amino-acid sequence: MSWTLIFCVHNNIFHMHNIIIISMSFIILCTMIFFLDLTYAYSNSNLIKRKAIFVHEKLYSYGGHQKHHHNSLDRSNDTQVNTDFKSWNLRPAHERHHHRLRVVHGVVNIFGWGILLPIGVIIARYYKRHPLECEEWYSLHVVSKVAGFILGTIGWGLGLSMMKNSPKDQHTMMSTHGIIGTIIFTFTTIQVLAICLQPDEENVYRKYWVIYHNILGYALLILTIVNIFQGIDKVEENHRWKWSYVVLVSVMGLIALVLELLPCFNMIKTKILRM